A stretch of the Paracoccus albus genome encodes the following:
- a CDS encoding AAA family ATPase encodes MRPVRLSLQAFGPFATTEVVDFRSALETGLFGIYGQTGAGKSTLFSAMSFALFGAPTKTDQEPRSLRSDHAASDLPTEVEFVFELGAKTYLIRRRPAQERPKARGEGTTEDAAEASLFDVTGIPVDTLGPSQSGRVIAEKKVSLVGQQVEALLGYGAEQFRQIVLLPQGKFETFLAAKTDARVEILRDLFDVKIYRDLAARLKEEASEAERALRDQRALYVARLEERGFESAEALELGIAAAEAKVEEKQGIQHGAAMATEAARKALTEGEQIATAFSAVDTAQQAFDDLERKTGEVEELAKRIEAVRNAMQARDLETAWCDAEQESLNAVEAVTKAEAELKIATGVKELAEKKLAEAQSGEDRRQQVQADLTRLEAIEKQVGQAADLRRAFDEAAEDEASAKKALTEAIDAREKLKSQRDETDLALDQARKTETELGQLTGELAEVNRERVKAAAYAKAQEAVADAQRNVEAASNELATRTDATRTADADLVDAEARLSRTQAIILAEKLTEGAPCPVCGSHDHPAPAHGTPEQSGLTEAFRSAQVLARTASEARVRAESELGNFRIRLDEKKRSLEEQESPERTLVELEAEIARLEGDVAELGEAVDVDTMAEQLAQLKLKLTEAETAEATARTAAGKAETALAGARAKLDTVIEALPEGLRTPEAVVVRREALQREQRQLSEALEVATQQDRAASEVLTRSQEQLEAAKRARDGQQQRVKKAQGDFVARLTEVGLDKAGYDACKSHFPTLDADRKKVTDHRDGLIAARTTLQNAIAACADRERPDLAPLQLALADATQTLNAANAALATARTDVSSLAKFKESLAAALTETERLETETGPLRGLADLANGKNDFKMTLETFAIGAMFDQVLEAANMRLDPMTRGRYRLTRGLEASGGRGKRGLEIEVFDINTGKARPTATLSGGETFIAALALALGLADVVESLSGKIRMDTIFIDEGFGSLDTENGAGTLDQVIQVLAALTEGSRAVGLISHVGLVQEAIPQGFYVRSTPSGSRVEERRGLG; translated from the coding sequence ATGAGACCCGTTCGCCTATCGCTTCAAGCCTTCGGGCCATTTGCGACAACCGAGGTAGTCGATTTCCGGTCCGCGCTGGAGACGGGTCTGTTCGGAATTTATGGTCAGACCGGCGCGGGAAAGTCGACGCTGTTTTCGGCGATGTCCTTCGCGCTATTCGGGGCGCCGACCAAGACTGATCAGGAACCACGTTCACTACGCTCGGATCACGCCGCGTCGGATCTACCTACCGAAGTGGAATTTGTCTTTGAGCTGGGCGCCAAGACCTACCTGATCCGTCGTCGTCCGGCGCAGGAACGTCCAAAGGCGCGCGGTGAAGGGACCACTGAGGACGCCGCAGAAGCCTCGCTGTTCGACGTCACCGGGATTCCGGTGGACACTCTTGGTCCGAGTCAGTCTGGCCGTGTCATTGCGGAAAAGAAGGTCTCGCTAGTGGGGCAGCAGGTCGAGGCGCTGCTTGGCTACGGGGCAGAACAGTTTCGACAGATCGTGCTCTTACCGCAAGGCAAGTTCGAGACGTTCTTGGCGGCAAAAACGGATGCGCGTGTCGAGATATTGCGGGATCTCTTCGACGTGAAGATCTATCGCGATCTCGCCGCACGGCTGAAAGAAGAAGCCTCAGAGGCAGAACGAGCGTTGCGCGACCAGCGCGCTCTCTACGTGGCTCGACTCGAGGAACGTGGTTTTGAGAGCGCGGAGGCGTTAGAACTCGGGATTGCCGCAGCCGAAGCAAAAGTCGAAGAAAAGCAGGGAATTCAGCACGGCGCGGCGATGGCTACCGAAGCCGCGCGCAAAGCTCTGACCGAAGGCGAGCAAATCGCGACAGCATTTTCTGCTGTCGACACGGCACAGCAGGCATTCGATGATCTAGAAAGGAAAACGGGCGAGGTCGAAGAACTGGCCAAGCGGATTGAGGCTGTCCGGAATGCCATGCAGGCCCGTGATCTTGAGACGGCTTGGTGCGATGCGGAGCAGGAAAGCCTGAATGCGGTGGAGGCTGTCACGAAGGCCGAGGCAGAACTCAAGATCGCCACTGGCGTGAAGGAGTTGGCGGAAAAGAAACTTGCTGAGGCACAGTCTGGCGAGGACCGACGGCAACAAGTTCAGGCTGACCTGACAAGGTTGGAGGCGATCGAGAAGCAGGTCGGGCAGGCAGCGGATCTTAGACGCGCGTTTGACGAAGCTGCGGAGGACGAAGCTTCAGCGAAAAAGGCTCTGACCGAGGCCATAGATGCCCGAGAGAAGCTCAAGTCTCAGCGCGATGAGACCGATCTGGCGCTTGATCAAGCGCGAAAGACCGAAACGGAGCTAGGCCAGCTGACCGGTGAGCTGGCCGAGGTCAACCGAGAAAGGGTCAAGGCAGCGGCGTATGCTAAGGCGCAAGAAGCTGTCGCTGATGCCCAACGAAATGTCGAAGCGGCATCGAACGAATTGGCGACAAGAACCGATGCGACGCGAACCGCTGACGCGGACTTGGTAGATGCCGAGGCACGGCTTTCGCGCACGCAAGCGATCATTCTCGCGGAAAAGTTGACCGAAGGGGCGCCCTGCCCTGTCTGTGGTTCCCATGATCATCCTGCGCCTGCCCATGGTACGCCCGAACAATCTGGTTTGACCGAAGCATTTCGGAGCGCGCAGGTTCTGGCGAGAACTGCGTCCGAAGCCAGAGTTCGGGCCGAAAGCGAACTCGGCAATTTTCGAATCCGGCTCGACGAAAAGAAGCGGTCGCTGGAGGAACAGGAAAGTCCTGAGCGCACGTTGGTGGAACTCGAAGCTGAAATCGCACGACTTGAAGGCGATGTCGCCGAGCTCGGAGAAGCGGTCGATGTAGACACGATGGCGGAGCAGTTGGCTCAACTCAAGCTGAAACTGACCGAGGCTGAAACTGCCGAGGCTACGGCGCGCACCGCTGCGGGAAAGGCTGAGACCGCTCTTGCCGGCGCGCGCGCCAAGCTGGACACAGTGATCGAGGCCCTGCCGGAAGGTCTGCGCACGCCCGAGGCGGTTGTCGTTCGACGGGAGGCTTTGCAGAGAGAGCAAAGGCAACTCTCCGAGGCGCTGGAAGTGGCGACGCAACAGGACCGAGCCGCCAGTGAAGTGCTCACCCGGTCGCAAGAGCAGCTAGAAGCAGCGAAGCGGGCGCGCGACGGGCAGCAGCAGCGCGTGAAGAAGGCACAAGGTGATTTTGTCGCTCGGCTTACCGAGGTTGGGCTGGACAAAGCGGGATATGATGCCTGCAAGAGCCATTTCCCGACTCTCGACGCCGACCGCAAGAAGGTGACCGATCACCGCGATGGATTGATCGCTGCTCGCACGACATTGCAGAACGCCATAGCCGCTTGTGCAGATCGTGAACGCCCGGATCTTGCCCCGCTACAGCTGGCGTTGGCAGACGCCACCCAGACCTTGAACGCGGCCAACGCTGCACTTGCCACAGCGAGAACGGATGTATCGTCACTGGCCAAATTCAAGGAATCGCTTGCCGCGGCTCTGACCGAAACCGAGCGGCTCGAAACCGAGACCGGTCCGCTTCGGGGGCTGGCCGATCTGGCTAACGGCAAGAACGATTTCAAGATGACACTCGAGACCTTCGCGATCGGAGCAATGTTCGACCAGGTTCTCGAGGCGGCGAATATGAGGCTCGACCCAATGACACGTGGTCGCTACCGGCTAACGCGCGGGCTCGAGGCATCTGGCGGTCGCGGCAAGCGTGGGCTCGAAATCGAGGTCTTCGACATCAACACCGGCAAGGCGCGCCCGACAGCCACGCTGTCAGGCGGCGAGACCTTTATCGCGGCACTGGCCCTCGCGCTTGGGCTAGCTGATGTGGTCGAGAGCCTTTCGGGCAAGATCCGGATGGACACAATCTTTATCGACGAAGGCTTTGGGAGCCTCGACACCGAGAATGGGGCGGGCACGCTGGATCAAGTGATCCAAGTTCTTGCCGCGCTGACAGAGGGCAGTCGTGCCGTGGGCCTGATATCCCATGTAGGGCTGGTGCAAGAGGCTATTCCACAAGGCTTCTACGTGCGTTCGACCCCGAGCGGCAGCCGGGTCGAGGAAAGGAGGGGGCTGGGATGA
- a CDS encoding exonuclease SbcCD subunit D, producing the protein MRILHTADLHLGRQFMGLSLEEDHEVILGQILETLVADRVDVLVIAGDVFDRASPPSSSIRQFNRFLKRVAEETEAAVVMISGNHDSGDRIEAMSVFSTASRVLVRGIADAVEEPLVLRDAHGEVAFSALPFSYEYAAREVFGDESISAPAEVVAAQIAAARGQVPDGARWVVVAHAFVAGGAVGETERALTRVGGIETVPSDVFDGVDYVALGHLHKPQEVGASHTRYSGAPLAFGFDEVGNEKSMTVVDLKAEGVDIRTVPFRPIRQVRSLTGAFSDLLAGTPSDDFIQAILTDENPLIDPMKRLRATYPNACHLAYARQERAAETKALGSGRAAVTPIEMINDFVKVVRGREPNATEVAIVAEKLHAASSGEEQT; encoded by the coding sequence ATGCGAATACTTCATACGGCAGATCTGCACCTGGGGCGGCAGTTCATGGGGTTGAGCCTCGAGGAGGATCATGAGGTCATCCTGGGTCAGATCCTTGAAACGCTTGTCGCCGATCGGGTCGATGTTCTTGTCATCGCCGGGGACGTTTTTGACCGTGCCTCGCCGCCCAGTTCGTCGATTCGGCAGTTCAATCGCTTCCTCAAACGCGTGGCAGAGGAGACCGAAGCCGCTGTGGTTATGATCTCTGGAAACCACGATTCTGGCGACCGGATCGAGGCAATGTCTGTCTTTTCCACCGCGTCTCGTGTGCTGGTGCGCGGGATTGCCGATGCGGTGGAAGAGCCGCTGGTGCTGCGTGACGCGCATGGCGAGGTCGCCTTTTCCGCGCTGCCTTTTTCCTATGAATACGCCGCACGCGAGGTGTTCGGGGATGAAAGCATTAGTGCGCCGGCGGAGGTAGTTGCCGCCCAGATCGCAGCTGCGAGGGGGCAGGTGCCTGATGGGGCGCGTTGGGTCGTCGTGGCCCATGCTTTCGTCGCGGGGGGTGCGGTCGGCGAGACCGAGCGCGCCCTGACGCGAGTCGGGGGCATCGAAACTGTTCCCTCCGATGTCTTCGATGGGGTGGACTATGTTGCACTGGGGCATTTGCACAAGCCGCAGGAAGTGGGCGCGAGCCATACTCGTTACTCCGGCGCACCGCTCGCTTTCGGTTTCGACGAGGTGGGAAACGAAAAATCCATGACTGTCGTCGATCTGAAAGCTGAAGGTGTCGACATCCGCACCGTACCGTTCCGACCGATCCGGCAGGTCCGCTCGCTTACCGGGGCATTCTCGGATCTTCTGGCAGGAACGCCGTCTGATGACTTCATCCAGGCTATCCTGACGGATGAAAACCCTCTGATCGATCCGATGAAGCGGTTACGCGCGACCTATCCCAATGCTTGCCATCTGGCCTATGCCCGGCAGGAGCGCGCTGCGGAGACCAAGGCGCTCGGCAGCGGGCGGGCCGCGGTCACGCCAATCGAGATGATTAACGACTTCGTGAAAGTTGTGCGCGGCCGGGAACCAAACGCCACCGAAGTCGCGATCGTCGCGGAAAAGCTCCACGCAGCATCCTCCGGGGAGGAGCAGACATGA
- a CDS encoding type IV secretory system conjugative DNA transfer family protein, with product MTKTLPLWAALLFGVICGAVIGTIVAAFYLTLALKTGFGSFDMLALWKASAATRAAHPEAFKVGFGAVGFGAIGLGALALAWTWKKERDDYGSAHWQTKAELKKNDMLQAPGKGFVCGKLGAPRLKAEFISSTTIPHVMMVAPTRAGKGVGFVIPNLLSFAGSVVVLDVKGENFEKTARLRALNGDEVYRFSPFDWANATHRYNPLARIAKAPTFAQRFTEVSILADLFLDKDNKTLDTFSEAGKSIFVAACLLAIQRGTPNLGEVNKIVAGGEYKNAQYKTYADEAEEDILRELWTNAASASSRLLTSNIQALMTAGLKQWDNPAVRSATEASDFDFSTFRKTSQSLYIAVSEDHIATLAPLLRLMFADLIASIRLNEPGPDEPWPVMMMIDEFQQMGAMPYLERAIHSLASYGGRVAMIAQSLASLDRIYGPEGRESLENGAGLKLYITPRDQRTVKEVSAAVGSTTREAVTRMYGRNKGFLGATSTSERLEERPLLSETEARLMDPDEVIILASPQHPIKASRIKYYDDPFFKGMLIRQEGKPFPYPPCVKGVGPWGNDGSDNAGADEQAKPTERASVRDRSQRREARTMSVLAMEAGRGQPELETLDREAAVPKEWEAALDRQEDFIEELLGG from the coding sequence ATGACCAAGACACTTCCCCTCTGGGCCGCGCTCCTCTTCGGCGTGATCTGCGGCGCTGTCATCGGCACCATCGTTGCCGCCTTCTACCTGACCCTGGCCCTGAAAACCGGCTTCGGCAGTTTCGACATGTTGGCGCTCTGGAAGGCCAGCGCCGCAACACGCGCGGCACATCCTGAGGCCTTTAAGGTGGGGTTTGGCGCCGTCGGCTTCGGAGCCATCGGGCTTGGCGCCCTGGCGCTGGCCTGGACCTGGAAAAAGGAGAGAGACGACTATGGTTCGGCCCATTGGCAGACAAAGGCGGAGTTGAAGAAGAACGACATGTTGCAGGCGCCGGGCAAGGGCTTCGTCTGCGGCAAGCTTGGCGCGCCGCGTTTGAAAGCCGAGTTCATATCCTCGACCACGATCCCGCATGTGATGATGGTGGCGCCCACCCGCGCGGGTAAGGGCGTCGGCTTCGTGATCCCGAACCTTCTGAGCTTCGCGGGCTCGGTCGTGGTGCTCGACGTGAAGGGCGAGAACTTCGAGAAGACTGCACGGCTCCGGGCGTTGAACGGAGACGAGGTCTATCGCTTCAGCCCCTTCGACTGGGCCAATGCCACGCATCGCTACAACCCGCTTGCGCGGATCGCGAAGGCCCCGACATTCGCGCAGCGCTTCACCGAGGTCTCGATCCTGGCCGACCTCTTCCTCGACAAGGACAACAAGACGCTCGACACCTTCTCCGAGGCCGGCAAGTCGATCTTTGTCGCGGCCTGCCTGCTGGCGATCCAGCGCGGCACACCGAACCTTGGCGAGGTGAACAAGATCGTCGCCGGGGGCGAGTACAAGAACGCGCAATACAAGACCTATGCAGACGAGGCCGAGGAAGACATCCTGCGCGAGCTCTGGACCAACGCGGCCTCGGCCTCATCGCGCCTGCTGACCTCGAACATTCAGGCGCTGATGACGGCCGGCCTCAAGCAATGGGACAACCCGGCGGTGCGCTCGGCCACAGAGGCGAGTGATTTCGATTTCTCGACCTTCCGCAAGACCTCACAGTCGCTCTACATCGCGGTCTCCGAGGATCACATCGCCACCCTCGCCCCGCTCCTGCGTCTGATGTTCGCCGATCTCATCGCGTCGATCCGGCTGAACGAGCCCGGCCCGGATGAGCCCTGGCCTGTCATGATGATGATCGACGAATTCCAGCAGATGGGGGCCATGCCCTATCTCGAGCGCGCGATCCATTCGCTGGCAAGCTATGGCGGCCGCGTCGCGATGATTGCGCAGTCGCTGGCCTCGCTAGACCGGATCTACGGCCCCGAGGGTCGCGAAAGCCTCGAGAACGGGGCGGGGCTCAAGCTCTACATCACCCCGCGTGACCAGCGCACTGTAAAAGAGGTTTCGGCCGCGGTCGGCAGCACCACCCGCGAGGCGGTCACCCGGATGTATGGCCGCAACAAAGGATTCCTCGGCGCGACTTCGACGTCAGAGCGGCTGGAAGAGCGACCGCTTCTGTCCGAAACAGAGGCGCGCTTGATGGACCCCGACGAGGTCATCATCCTCGCCTCGCCCCAGCATCCGATCAAGGCGAGCCGGATCAAGTATTACGATGATCCCTTCTTCAAGGGGATGTTGATCCGCCAGGAGGGCAAGCCGTTCCCCTATCCGCCGTGTGTGAAGGGCGTGGGGCCTTGGGGTAACGACGGTAGTGATAATGCCGGCGCAGACGAGCAGGCGAAACCAACCGAACGCGCATCAGTCCGGGACCGATCACAGCGGCGCGAAGCGCGCACGATGAGCGTATTGGCGATGGAGGCGGGGCGCGGGCAGCCCGAGCTCGAGACGCTCGACCGGGAAGCTGCCGTGCCGAAGGAATGGGAGGCAGCGCTCGACCGGCAGGAGGATTTCATTGAGGAGTTATTGGGTGGATGA
- a CDS encoding WYL domain-containing protein yields the protein MSLKALKHAQRERILFLDQCLTWRGQANRRDLIERFNISMAQAAVDFRTYLSLTNTPPVYDAAVKAYFSTGDHCALTEAGPEQVFELLDSKATSLGASIPLPTRVMDSTVVAQLYRARMGERDIQITYTSMTSGLSDPQWISPVQFHFDGEAIYLRAWSYNHEAYRDYLPIRITRQTEMKTRERPAPLPFDTDWNSLVRMWIRPRSDLSDAQARAVRLEYGFDEKTHLLIETRKALVFYVVRRWRLNQEKARLELETVEEVNA from the coding sequence ATGAGCCTGAAAGCCCTCAAACACGCGCAACGCGAGCGAATTTTGTTCCTCGACCAATGTCTGACCTGGAGAGGTCAGGCGAACCGCCGCGACTTGATCGAACGCTTCAATATCTCGATGGCACAGGCTGCGGTTGACTTTCGAACCTATCTTTCTCTGACGAATACGCCACCGGTCTACGATGCCGCAGTGAAGGCCTATTTCTCGACCGGCGACCACTGCGCATTGACTGAGGCTGGCCCGGAACAAGTTTTCGAATTACTTGATAGCAAGGCGACATCGCTTGGCGCGAGCATCCCGCTTCCCACTCGCGTGATGGATTCCACCGTTGTCGCACAACTCTACCGCGCCAGGATGGGCGAACGCGACATCCAGATTACCTACACCTCGATGACAAGCGGCCTATCCGACCCGCAGTGGATCAGTCCAGTTCAGTTCCATTTTGACGGAGAGGCAATTTATCTCCGCGCCTGGAGCTATAATCACGAGGCGTACCGCGATTATCTCCCAATACGAATAACGAGACAAACTGAGATGAAAACGCGGGAGCGGCCTGCTCCCCTGCCTTTTGACACGGACTGGAACAGCTTGGTGCGCATGTGGATACGCCCGCGTTCAGATCTATCCGATGCACAAGCGCGAGCCGTCCGGCTAGAGTATGGCTTTGACGAAAAGACGCACTTACTGATCGAAACGCGCAAGGCGCTCGTGTTTTATGTCGTTAGACGATGGCGACTGAACCAGGAAAAGGCGCGTTTGGAATTGGAAACAGTTGAAGAGGTGAATGCATGA
- a CDS encoding HNH endonuclease, translating into MAILDPDTNQRVPLDRDLAERYAKEVNAFNATECQHTRSELRRGFNKGGGPIVKKQCLDCGLLLGNPVKRTTETELLPEIDEAHNPDYEAKRKGEWDTVRRRYVAIQESRWRGSVEGKSYFQRSHADYLASREWAERRSLVMDRAAGLCEGCRKARAAEVHHLSYRNWGSEFLFELVALCGDCHDRIHRLNEDRETGCTGCVHAGDDGEWCHQFGMPSGAASIPGGACGSDRQGFVDAEDYG; encoded by the coding sequence ATGGCAATACTTGATCCCGACACCAACCAGCGCGTCCCCTTGGATCGCGATCTTGCAGAGCGATATGCGAAAGAGGTGAACGCTTTTAACGCGACCGAGTGCCAGCACACGCGCAGCGAACTTCGTCGTGGCTTCAACAAGGGCGGCGGGCCAATCGTCAAAAAGCAGTGCCTCGACTGCGGCTTGCTTCTGGGCAACCCGGTGAAGCGCACGACCGAGACTGAACTATTGCCCGAGATCGACGAAGCGCACAACCCGGACTACGAGGCGAAACGGAAGGGCGAGTGGGACACAGTGCGCCGCCGCTACGTCGCCATCCAAGAGAGCCGGTGGCGCGGCAGTGTTGAGGGCAAATCATACTTCCAAAGATCTCATGCCGACTATCTTGCATCCCGCGAGTGGGCCGAACGGCGATCGCTAGTGATGGATCGTGCTGCTGGCCTATGCGAGGGGTGCCGCAAAGCGCGAGCAGCCGAGGTACATCACCTCAGTTATCGCAATTGGGGTAGCGAGTTTCTGTTCGAACTAGTGGCATTGTGTGGCGACTGTCACGACCGCATCCACCGCTTGAATGAAGACCGCGAGACAGGTTGCACCGGCTGCGTGCACGCTGGGGACGATGGCGAGTGGTGCCATCAGTTTGGCATGCCTAGTGGCGCCGCTTCAATTCCTGGCGGAGCCTGCGGCAGCGACCGACAAGGTTTTGTAGACGCAGAAGACTATGGGTGA